GACGACCGCGACCGCAAGCATGTGTGGACCCCGCCACGCTCGGTCGTGATGCCGGAGCGGGTACCCGCCTGGTCATGGCCACTCCTTCCACTGTCCGATCCGACCTTCGGCGAGCCCGCCGATTCGGCCTTCTCCGCCGACGTCACCTTCCGTCTTGCCCTCATTGCTCAGCTGAGCGGTCGAGAGATCGAGCTGATATAGCTTCCCGGACGGCCGGACCGATTAGCTTTCCGGTCAACACATGACTGCAATCGACCCTGACACGCTGATCGACGATACCACGTTCGCCGATCTGGGCCTCGCCCAACCTCTGCTCGCCGCCCTCTCCGATGCCGGCTATGAGCGTCCTACGCCCATTCAGCGCGATGCGATTCCGCTCGCGCTGAAAGGGCGCGATCTGATCGGCCTCGCCCAGACGGGCACCGGCAAGACGGCCAGCTTTACGCTGCCGATGGTGCATCGACTGCTGGGCGGACCGCGGCGGACGCGCGTGCTGGTGCTCACACCCACCCGTGAGCTTTGTCTCCAGGTGGAGGAGAGTGTCCGGAAGTATTCCAAGTACGCGCCGGTGGATGTGATCCCCGTGTTCGGCGGTGTCGGCTACGAGCCGCAGGAACGTGCGTTGCGCGCCGGCGTCGACGTGGTCGTCGCCACGCCCGGACGCTTGCTCGACCATCTCGAGAAACGCAACGTCGACTTCTCGTATCTCGAGACGTTGGTGCTCGACGAAGCGGATCGCATGCTCGACATGGGCTTCGCGCCGCAGCTCAATCGCATCGTCGAACAGGTGCCCCGCTATCGGCAGACGCTCCTGTTCAGCGCAACGATGCCACCCGAGGTCGAGGCGCTCGCGCGCAAGTATCTCCGCAAGCCCGTCGTGGTGCAGGTCGGTCGTCGGTCGTCGGCCGCGACCACGGTGACGCACGCGGTGTACCCGGTGCCGCGTCACCTCAAGAACGACCTGCTCGTGCATCTGCTCACGAAGAAAGCGCATGATTCGGTGCTGGTCTTCACGCGCACGAAGAGTGGCGCCGATCGTGTGGTGCAAGATCTCGAGAAAGCGGGTGTGAAGGCGGGCGCCATGCATGCCGACAAGTCGCAGCGCGAGCGCATGGCCGCGCTCGAAGACTTCAAGTCGGGCAAGCTGCGGGTGCTCGTGGCCACCGATATTGCGCAGCGTGGCCTCGATATCTCGGGCATCACGCACGTGATCAACTACGACGTGCCGCAGCAACCGGAAGATTACGTGCACCGGATCGGCCGGACGGGCCGCGCCGCCAGCACCGGCGATGCGTACACGTTCATGGCGGCCGAAGATATCGGCATGGTGCGCACGATCGAGCGCACGATCGGCCAGGAGATTCCGCGCGTGAGCGTGCCGGGGTTCGACTTCGGCACCTGATCATACCTGATCCTCCGCGTTATCGTCGTTGCACGCGCCCGAGACGCGACACCGTGATGGTGTCGGCTCGGGCGCTTCGTTTCAGTATGAGTCGCAGATTGGCGGCCCCCACGCCGAGCCCCGATGGCGCGTAGCTGAGCGAGTCCCGCGTGGCCTCGAGCGTAAGTCCGCTGCCGTGGAAGTCGCCCACGGCGATCGTGTCGCGACCCACGTGCACCACGACGCGCACTCCCGCTTCATCGAAGCGCACGGCGGTCCGGTCACCGGTGGCGATCGCGTGATCGCGCGCGAGTGCGAGGAGGTCGGCGGTTTCCTGTGCGGCCATCGCCACATCGAGCGCGGCGAAGAGCGCACAGCCCGATGCGATCGCGAGCGCGGCCAGACTGCCGGTGAGCACGAGTACCCAGAGTTGCTCGATCAGCGTCGCACCGTGGCGACGACGGCGCGGGCTCTTGGCGTGGCGCGAAACGTGAATCGGTGTCATGAGCGCAGGGTGTCGTGGACGGGTCGCGGCGACTATATCGAGAGGCATCGCGTCGCTCGTCGCGTTGGACCACACGATCACTCCGAGGTCGTCGAACGGTGTCATCCGAACTTCGCCGTCATCATCGTCGCAACGCCCACCCGCTCACCTCGCCTCGCCGGCTGGCCACACACTTCGCGCTCGCGGCGTTGAGCGTGGTGGCGAGCGCTACGACCGCGTGCAGCGGTTCCATCCCCAGCACCACCAGCGAACTCAACTCGGGGCAGGCGGTCATGGACCTCGGGACGCTCGTGGGCGAACTCCGTGAAGAAAATTCGATGATGCAGGCACAGATCGATTCGCTACGCGGCGCCCTCGCGTATCAGGATACGATCGTGCGACAGCTGGCCGCCGGCGCCGGGGTCCAGGTGCGCTCGCCTGCGCTCTCGACGCCCTGAATAGGTGATGACGCGATAGATTATCGCGATCACTCCCAACCACCCGATCCATCATTTCTGATATGCGGATTGCGATTTCCACCGGCGGCGGCGACGCCCCGGGACTCAACGCCGTCATTCGGGCGGCGGTGCTGTCGGCCCGTACCCGCGGCTGGGACGTGCTTGGCATCAAGCGCGGCTACGCCGGACTCCTTGGCGAGGACGAGATTGTCCCGCTGACGGAAGAGACGGTGCGCGGCATCGCGAATCAGGGCGGCACGATCATCAAGACGACGAATCGCGGCAGCCCGTTCGCGTATCCGATCCTGCAGCCCGATGGGACCTGGAAGAACGTCGATCGCTCCGACGAACTCGTGGAGAATGCCCGCAATCTTGGCATCGAAGCAATTATCTCGATCGGCGGCGACGGCTCGCTGAAGATTGCGTCGCAACTGGCGGCCAAAGGCATGCGCGTGATCAGCGTGCCCAAGACGATCGACAACGATGTCCCCGGCACGGTGACCACGTTCGGCTTCGACACGGCAGTGAATACGGCCATGGAAGCGATCGACAAGCTGCATACCACGGCGGAATCGCACGATCGCGTCATGGTGCTGGAAGTGATGGGGCGCGACGCCGGATTCATCGCGCTGCACGCCGGAGTCGCCGGTACGGCCGATGTGATTCTGATTCCTGAGATCGCGTGGGATATCGAAAAAGTCTGTGAGAAGATCATGGACCGCGACGCGGCCGGACGGCGCTTCAGCATCGTGGTGGTCGCCGAGGGCTCGAAGCCCAAGGGTGGGATGGAGTCGATCATCGGCGCGTCGCTGCCGGGGCAGGATCGTCGCCTCGGCGGAATCGCCGAACGGATGGGCTACGACATTCAGCGCATCACTGGTAAGGAGACCCGCTCCATGGTGCTCGGGCATCTCCAGCGCGGCGGCTCGCCCACGGGCTATGATCGACTGCTGGCGACCCGCTTCGGCGCAGCGGCGGTGCAGGCGGTGGCCGACAAGCGGTGGGGCCACATGGTCGCGCTGCAGTCGCCGCACCTGGTTACGATCCCCATTGCCGACGTGCTCAAGGAAACGAAGCGCGTCGACCCGGCCCACGATGTGGTGCAGGCCGCCCGGATGATGGGCATCTCTTTTGGGGATTAACGGCGAAGTAGGGAGTCGGGAGTAGGGGGTAGGGAGACACGCACTCCATACCTCCTACTCCCTACCCCTTACTGTTTTTAAGACAGCCCCTGTCCTCTGTTACGGACGCTGTCTGTTACCTCACGATCCCTCCCCCTGTCCGTAGGGTACCGTGGTGCCGATACTTACACCGCAGCAGCGCGCCAGCCGACGGTCGGGTCCGTCTTGGCATGGACCCTGCCCTAGAGAGACATCGGGACGTCCGTATGCTCTCCGTGGTGGACGGCGCGCGAAGTCCTGCAGGAGGTAGGCATGTTTCAGATGAATTGGCGAATCCTTGCTACGACAGCCGTGCTGAGTCTGACGCTCAGTGCGGGGCGCGCCTACGCGCAGGGTCGAAGCGAGAAGAACGATAAGACGGATATCCCGAAGGACTATCGGCCGCCCGCCGGCATGTGTCGCGTGTGGGTCGACGGCGTACCGGCCGCTCAGCAGCCGGCACCCACCGACTGCGCCAGCGCCGTGCGCAACAAGCCGGCAAACGGACGCGTGATCTACGGGGAGGATGCGGCGAAAGGCAGGAAGCCGGATCTTCCGATCAAAGGGTTTGCGAAGCCCGGGGACAAGAAGGGCGCTCCGCTGATTCCGCCTGATCTCTCTCAGGTAGATCCGCGGGCGCGGGAGGCGTGGGAGGCAAAAAAGATCACGGACGCGCAGTTGCATGGAGACCAGCCGGCGAATTTCTCGCCGGCTTCGTCGTATCCAGGGTCGGCGGTGTCACCGCAGGGGCCCACAGGGTCATACGGCGGGTACGTCACGCCGGGTGGTGTCGTGGTGCCGGGGGCGGTGAACGATCCGCGCTACTTCAACCAGGCGCCGGGCGTGCGTCCGCCGGGCTACGGCTCGGCGACCTGTCTCGATCGCGACGGCGATGGCTGGTGCGACGATCAGCGCTATGGCCCGCCGGTGTGCAACGACCTCGATAAGGACGGTCGGTGCGATGATCTGCCGGAGTACGCGTCGCGGGCCTATCCGCAGGTCCTGCCGCCCATGCGCTCGGTGATGGATGTGCTGCAAGGGCGACCGAGCACCGAGATCATGCAGTGGCTTGGCACGAACGAATTCACCGTGCGAGTGCCCGACCAGGGGCGCGGCGGCGTGCCGTGGCGCGCCATCTTCCTCGATCAGAGCAACGAGCTGCTGCAGGTGTGGACCGACGTGAACCGCGACGGACGCGCCGACCGCATCGAGATCTTCAAGAACGGCCAGCGCGTGAAGCTGATACAGCGCTGAGTACCGCGTGCCGAGCGCTTACGCGCCGGCGACTGCCGCTGAGCGACCGCTGGTCTCGTCGGGGAAATACGATTCGGCACACTCGTCACACAGGCCGTGCGAAAGCACGGCCTGTGTGCGTTCGGCCACGAACGTCTCGAGCTTCTGCCACTGGGCCTCCGGTTGGTCGCGTACGGCTTTGCAATGCATGCAGATGTGTACGAAGCCGCTGAGGGCCTGCGTGAGCCGCTGCTCGACGGTGCGCCGCGCGGCCAGTTCGGCGTCGTACGAGAGCCGGAAGAAGGTGGCGAGAATGCTCAGGCCGACCAGCAGCTGCGACGCCCACGCCAGCATCGTCACCCGTCCCAGCGCCGCGCCGCCGTCGGGGAGCTGCGATGCCGTGAACGACGCCAGCCCGTACACGGCGAGCGCGATCGACGCCGCGGCGCGCTCGAAGCGCGGCAACGGGTTCGCCGTGGCCAGTCGCCATGCCGCGATCAGCAGAAGAAACAGCATCACGCCGAGGTTCAGTCGATTCTGATCGCCCGAGCGCATCATGGAGCCAAGCAGCTCCGTGCCGAGCGCTACGCCGATGGCCACGACCGGAATGAGCCACACGCGGAAACGATCGCCGCGCAATGCAAAGGTGCCGGCCAGAATCGTCATGGCGAACCCCACGCGCATCATCGCCGCCACACTTCCGATCCACGGCGTCGGATACGGAATGCCCCACACACTGCTCCACACATAGCGCGCCACGAGCAGCGCCCAGGCACTCGCCCAATACACGGCCAGCCGTTCGCGACGCACCATGCCCACGTATGCGAGGGCGAGGAAGCAGATCCCGGCGATCATCGTGGGAACGCCCGACCGGAACAGTCCGTCGCGCCACATCAGCGGGAGGTCCGGTCGCGGGCGACCTCGTCGTGCCGGAAGCACGAGACCAGATGATCGTTCACCAGCCCGACGGCCTGCATGTACGCATAGCAGATGGTGGTGCCCACGAATCGGAAGCCGCGCGCCTTCAGATCTTTGGAAATTGCATCGGAGATGGCACTCTGCGTTGGGATCTGGCTCGACGCCGTCAGTCGATGATCGACCGGCGTGCCATCGACGAAGCGCCAGAGGTACGCGTCGAACGATCCGAAGGCCTCTTGCACGCCCAGAAAGGCACGCGCATTGCCCACCGTGCTCACGAGCTTCTGGCGATGCCGAACGAGCCCGGCGTTCTGCATCAGCGTGTCGACCCGGTCCGGTCCGAATGCCGCGATCGCATCAACGTCCCACTGCGCAAAGGCCTCGCGGTAGTGCTCGCGTTTGGCGAGCACCGTCGACCAGCTCAAACCTGCCTGAGCGCCTTCGAGTGTGATGAACTCGAACAGCGTGCGATCGTCGTGTACCGGTACACCCCACTCGTCATCGTGATATGCCACGTCGAGCGGTTTGACAGGCCAGGTACAACGAACCGGAATGCTCATCTGTGGAATTTAGTGGCGCGCCCTTGAATGATCCAACGAAACCGGAAAGTGCAGTAGATTTCACAGGTGCGCACTCCACGTGATCGTTACCTACCCCCCGACCGCGACGCCTTTGTCGCGGCGAAGCCGCCGACCGGGCGCGTCATCGTCATCGCGCCGACGCGTGCGGCCTGTGAGACGATCGAGCTCGCAGTCGGCCTGCACCTCGACACCTTTCTCGAACGCACGCGAGGGGACGACCTGCGACGCCTCGCGTCGAGCGGCCAAGGCTTTGGCATTGTTGCGGGCACGGGCACGGGTAAGACACTGGCGATTCGTCCCATCGCTGAAACGATTCTTGGTACGACCGAGCTGAAAGCAGGCGTCGTGAATCGCGAACGGGAAGCGACACCGGAAACGCCGTCGTGGAATGTGGTGGTCATCACGACCGGCATCGCGCGCCGGTGGTTTCAGGACGGCGATATCCAGCCCACCGACACGCTGGTGGTCGACGAGATCCACCAGACCAGTGCGGAGCTCGAGCTGTGTCTCGCGCTCGGCAAGCGCGTGGGATGTCGATTCATCTGGTTGTCGGCGACAGTCGACCCCACGTTCTACTCGCGCTATCTCGAGAGCGCGGATGTGTTGCAGGTCTCGGCATTCGATGCCACGAAGGCCGCCAAGGTCGAAGTGGAACGGAAGCAGCCGCTGAATTTTCTCGACGACAAGTTCCTGCAGAAGGTGTCCCGCTCGGAGCGGGGCGTGGCGATCTTCCTGCCCACCCGCGCGTCGGTCGAAGAGGCGGCGGAGTGGGTTCGCCTGCGCTATCCACGCATTACGGCCGCGCACTATCACGGCGGCGAACCGATTCGTGTCATCCGTCCGTTTCTCGAGGGCGTGGTGCCGAAGCCGTTCTTCCTCGCGATGACGGCGGCCGGTCAGAGCGCGTTGAATGTGCCGGGGCTCGACACCGTGATCATCGACGACACGCGCTTCACCAACGTGATCGACCGCGGACGCAACGTGCTCACGCGCGTGCACCTGGGATCGAATGAGATCCTGCAGATGGCCGGACGCGTGCATGGCCGCGTTGAGAATGGCCGTGTGTACATTCTGAGCGATCGCGATATCCGCTTCGAGTCGCTCAAGCCCACGGCGCCCGACTTTCAGTTGGCGGGAGACTCCGAGCGCGTGGCGCTCACCTGCGCCGACCTTGGCGTCCAGGCGGACGCCCTCGACCTGCCGGTACCGCTCGATCGCGTGGCGTACCGCAAGGCGATTGCGCATCTCGAGTCGCGAGGACTGATCGAGAACGGACGGCTGACCACGTACGGCAAGGCCGTGGAAGCGTTGCCGGTGGATCGAGCATGGGGAGAGCTCATCGTGAACGGCGATGACGAACTGCTGCCGATGCTGGCGGTGATGAGCGGCATCGACTCGCTGCATCGCATGACGCGCGAAGGGCGCGATCTAGAAGGGTTGGTGGTGCGCGGCAGTGATCATCTCACGGCGTACAACGTCTACGCCGACGGCTTCCGTGCGGCCGGTTACATCGGGGAAGTGTACGGGCTGTCGCGGCACATGTTCGACGCCGAGCGGATCGCGCAGTGGGCCGAGCAGCGCGGGGTGCTCGTGAAGTCGCTGGAAGATGCGGCGCTTGCGATGGCCAGCGTATACCGCTCGGTAGGCATGCCGTTGCCGACCACGTTGCCGCTGGTGCGTCCTGACGTACAGCGACGCTTCGGCGATCTGCTCGCGCGCTTCATGCCGTTCGATCTGGTGATCGAGGAGCAGACACCAGAGGGGCACGAGGCGCGCGTGTCGAAAACGAGCGTGTGCGGCAGCTGGGGTGCCGTGGCAGGCCCGCTGCGCTACTTCGCCGATCGCTTCGGTGTGCCGCGGGCCAGCATCGAAGGCACGCAGCTGTCGATCGAACTGATCAAGCAGTACGCGCAGCGTCATTTGCCGGAGTTGGCCCTCGATCCCGATCGGAAGCAGTCGCCGGTGTTGTTGCGCCGACGGCTCACCTACTTCGGATTCGAACTGGCGCGCGAGAGTGAAGGTCTCGACGAATTTCCGCCGGAGCATGCGCAGGCGGCGCGGCACCTTCTGGCCGAAGCGGCGGCGCGCAATGAATTGCGGCATGCGTCCGCGCGTCGCAATCAGCCGGTGGTCGAGGAAATCCGCGAAGTGTGGCGACGCCTTGGCGGGATCACGCCGCGTCTCGGGCAGGCGGAGCTGACCGCGTGGTACGAGCAGCAGATGGGTGCGGCCACGAACTGGGAGACGATTCGGAACACGCCGATGTTGATCGATCGGCGGGATTTCGTCAGCCACGAACAGGTGGCCGAAGCACGCGCGATGCCGGGTGCGGTCGAGATTCGCGATCGTACGGTGCCGATGGATTACGACGTCGAGGAGCACGACGGACGGCTGGTGCCGGTGGTGAGGCTGCGCGTACCGGAGAAGCTGGCGCGCACGATGGTTCAGGAGGAGGTGCCGTCCCTCGATCGTCCGGTGCGCTTCGTGGTGCCGCGTGGTCAGCGTGGGTCAGTGCGTGCCGACACGCTCGACGACCTCCAGCACAAGCTCGACCTGCCTTTCACCGACGATGAGCGCACCCGTACCACAGAGCAGAAAGTCGAGCGGAAAGGCCACGACCGCGGCCGCGGAGGCGATCGCGGAGGCGCTCGCGGTGGTGAACGCGGTGGTGAACGCGGTGGTGAACGCGGCGGCGGCAAGAACGGACCCGGTGGCCACCGTCACCCGGGGAAGGGGCGGCGGCGGCGCTGACCGCAGGTCGTCAGTCAAGCGTCTTCCTGCGCCTAAACCGTCGTCTGGTAGGTCTCGACCCCCGTGATCAAAAATCCGCGAGCGAGATAATTCGGTAGCGCCGCCGGCGCGTCGAGCGTACAGGTGTGGAGCCAGACGCGCACGGCGCCCCACGCGAACGCCGTTTTGACGGCCTCGGCGACGAGCCACCCGCCGAGTCGACGGCCCAGTACGCGCTGATCGAGACCGATGTAGGCGATCTCTACCGACCCATCGGTGTGCCGTTCGAGCTCGAGGAAGCCAGCCGCCTCAGTCCAATCCTGACCGAGCTCTGCCGTCACGCGATAGATCTGAATCTCCGGGCGCGCGAGATGCGCGGCCAATGCGCCTTGGTCCCACGCGTCGCGGTCGTGCCAGTGCCACGGTTCGCCGATCTGCCGATAGAGCGCGCGCCAGGTCTCGACGGAACAGGGGTCTATCCGATCGAGCGTGGCATACACAGCGGGAGGATGCCCAAGCACCAATTGCTGAGGAGCGGACATCTCCAGATAGGTCCGCGTCACCTCGCGGGTTTGCGCCGACTGCCCGGAGGGTGCACCGGTCGGACTCATCGGTCCTAGTTTTTCGGATTCCATGTGGCCTTTTTCGCTCATGGTGAAAAATCGATGTTGTCGTAAGTGTTTGTCAAGAAGGAGCTTATCGTGGGATTATTGGCAGGGCTTGCGCATTGGACCGTACGGTCCTAATTTCCCTTCACGATGTCAGACCGCCGAACACAAATCCTGGACGCAGCCGCGACGTTGATCTCCGAGCGAGGGTTCACCTCGACCTCGGTCGACGACGTCATCAAAGGCGCGAAACTCAGTGGCAAGAGCCACTTCTATCACTACTTCAAGTCGAAAGAAGAACTCGGCTATGAGGTGTTGAACCGACAGTTCGAGCGATTTGCCGAACGCGGTCTCGCCATTCTTCGCGAGCCGATGATCGACCCGCTCGAACGGCTGAACCTGTTCATCGACGCCGTCGTGGCCCTGCAGTCGGAAAGTGGTGGTCGCCGTGGTTCGCCGTTCGGCAACCTGGCGGCCGAACTTGCCGACGCCCACGAGGGCTTTCGAGTCCGGATCGAGGCCGTCTTTGAACGCTGGGCCAGTCAGATCCGCTCGCTGCTGTGGGAAGCGCGTCCGCAGCTGCAGGACGACGTGGACGCGGTGCGGTTGTCCCGTTTCATCATTGCCGCCCTGGAAGGGGCCGTGTTGATGACGCGAGTGAAACGCGATCTCTCGGTGCTCGAGGGCATTGCCGAGGATCTGAAACGGTTCATCGCGATGCACGTGCGCGACAACGCGGCCATTCAGGTGAGCCGGCATCTCGAGTACGCAGGATCCTCACAGCACGGCATTGCGGGGAACATGTCCGTTCCCTCAATGGCAGGATGACGGCGACTGCTGCGCGCGGCGCAGACTCATGGAGAGCAGGATCATGGTGAGCATGGACAACGAGGCAGTGTTGCTGGCGACCGTTCCGCGCGACGCGACCGACGCGACCGACGCGACCGACGCGTCGGATCGGGGCGGTGATCGCGCGGCACGTCGTGCGCAGTTCGAGCGCGAGGCGCTGGTGCATCTCGATGCGCTGTACTCCTTCGCGCTGAAACTGGCACGCTCGCGCGATGACGCCGAGGATCTGGTGTCCGACACGCTGCTGCGCGCCCTCGAGCGGTGGGAGCAGTATCATCTCGGCACCAACATCCGCGCCTGGCTGTTCACGATTCTGTACCACGTGTTCGTGAGCCGGAAGCGTCGTATCGATGCGCGCGAAGTGCAGCAGCCGGAAGACACCGAGGGGTGGGCGCTGTTCGAGGCCGTCGGCGAGGCCGATCCGGAGGGACGATTCTACGACTCGTTTCTCGACGACGAGATCACGCGCGCTATCCGCTCGCTTCCCGAAGAGTATCGCGCCGCCGTGGTGTTGAGTGATCTGCAGGGGCTGCGGTATGCCGAGATTGCGAACGCGCTCGGTGTGCCCGAAGGCACGGTGAAGTCTCGGTTGTTCCGCGGGCGCCGTCTGCTCCAGCGTAAGCTCGCCAACTACGCGGTCGAGATGGGCTACTTGAAAGAGTCGGTCGTGCGCGCGGTCGTCACGCCCAATGTGACGTCGGTCGTCGGCGCGTAAACAGGCGCGATAGCAGACAGGCCAGCCCGATCAGGCGTCGCGGGCGAGTGAGCCGGCGGCGCCTGCGAGTTCGTGCAGTGCGCGCTCCACGGTCCCGCTCCACCGACGCAACTTTTCTCGAACGGCCGCCAGTTCAGCACGACTGGCGGCCGAGTCGCGTGCGGCATCGTCGTGCAGTGCACTGAGTTCCATCACCCGCGCCTTCATGACATCGAGCGCCCCCGTAAGCGCATCGCGCTCGCGCTCGGCGTCCTCGAGCAGCTCGTGTACGCGGGCGCGGGTTTGCGTCAGCAACGTACACATGGCGCGCCACGCATCGCGCTCGAGCGTGAGCTGACGACGCGACGCCGTATCCTCGGCGAGGCGTTCACGCAGACGCGCCAAGCGCTGCACCAACGATCCGTTGCCGTTGATCGCGGTACCTGGGCCAAGCACCGCGAGGGCGGCCTGGAGCTCCTTGTCGAGTTCGTGCGCCCGTCGTTCGAAGTCATCGCGTGCCGCGCGGGTTTCGTCGAGCGCGGCCAGCGCCTCGCGCAGCGCGCGCAACTCGACCGCGATTCGACGGACGCCACGCGCGTCGCCTTCGGAGACCAGCCACCGCAACGACGCGACGAAGCCACGCTCCAGCGTCAGGTCCGGATCGGACTCGGGTCGCGGGACGGCGTCGACTGCGCGGGCGGGGGTGCGCGGCGTCGTCATGCGCGGCGGGGGGACTCGCTCAAGGACGCGTGACCGTGCGCGCCCGATGACGGGCGGCCTTGGCGCGATTGCCGCAGGTCCCCATGTCGCACCAGCGACGCAGTCCGTTCTTCGTCCCGTCGAGAAACACGCGATGGCAGCGCGGATCGGCGCAGCGGCGCACTCGTGCCAGTTCCCCTTCCACCAGCGAGTCCGCCGCGGACTCGACGATCGGGATCATCAGACCGGCGAACGCATCTCCCGTGGGGACGAAGGCGCGTGCATACCCGCCCTCGGCGCGCGCGTCGAGCCGACGCGTTCCTGCGCTGCGTCCGAGTACCCGGTTGATCTCCAGGACGGCATCGTCGCGCACCCGATCGGTGAGGTTTCCCTTTTCCGCCAGCACTCGAAGCGCCGCGCGCACCCGACGTGCGTCGACGAGCGTCGCTGCGGCGGCGGCCGGCTGCAGCACCGCACGCCGGCGAATCCCCGCCGCTCGCTCGTCGTCGACCGCGCCGTGCTCCTTGAACCAGCTCAGGAGCGACTCGAAGTCCCGCAACAAATCGCCCCCGGGCGATTGCGCGGCGGCATCGGTGTTGACGAAGTCGAGCCAGAGTCTCGTGCGAGGGGGCACGGGTCCGGGTGGACGATCGCGCGAGTCGGCCCGTCGCGCGTCGGAGAGGGAGACGGGCATATCGTGGAGTCAGAAGAGCTAGGTTACTTGTATACGTGGCTGCGAGCAAGCGTTTCGAACCAACCTCGAGCCTTTTCTGCTTCGATCCGAGTGAATATGAACTTTCCCTTCGCGCGTGTTGCGGTTGGTTCGCGCAACCCGGTCAAGCTGGCGGCGGTGCGCGCCGTCCTGGAGCGCGTCCAGCCGGCCGTGGAGTTGTTCGCGGTTGACGTCGCGAGCGGCGTGCCCGACCAGCCGATGGGCGACGAGGAAACGCAACGGGGCGCCCGCAATCGAGCGATTGCCGCGCTTCAGCTGACCGGCGCCGAGCTTGCGGTTGGGCTCGAGGGCGGTGTGGTCGAGCTCGCGGACGGCCGCATGCGAAGTTGCGCCTGGGCCGTGGTGGTCGATCGCGAGGGTGTCGAGGGGTTGGGCGGCTCGCTGTCGATGCCGCTGCCGGATCTGGTGGCCGCTCGCATACGCGCCGGCGAGGAGCTGGGTCACGCGATGGACGCAATTGCCAACGTCGTCGGCACCAAGCATGGCCGCGGCGCGGTGGGCATCCTGACGGCCGGACTAATCGACCGACAAGGGGCGTATGAGCCGATGGTGGCTTACGCGTTGGCGCCCTGGCTGGCGCCCGCGTTCTTCGCGCCCGCGGAAGCGCCCGCGGAGCGCGACCTCGATTAGGACGGCCGGTACACCAATACCGGTGTGTGGGTGTGGCGCATGACTTCGTCCGCTACGCTGCCGAGCATCATTCGCTTGAGTCCGCCACGTCCGTGTGTGGCCATGGCGAGCGCACCCGCCGACGTACGCCGCGCTTCGTCAATAATGGCACGCGAAATACTCAT
This region of Gemmatimonas groenlandica genomic DNA includes:
- a CDS encoding DEAD/DEAH box helicase, coding for MTAIDPDTLIDDTTFADLGLAQPLLAALSDAGYERPTPIQRDAIPLALKGRDLIGLAQTGTGKTASFTLPMVHRLLGGPRRTRVLVLTPTRELCLQVEESVRKYSKYAPVDVIPVFGGVGYEPQERALRAGVDVVVATPGRLLDHLEKRNVDFSYLETLVLDEADRMLDMGFAPQLNRIVEQVPRYRQTLLFSATMPPEVEALARKYLRKPVVVQVGRRSSAATTVTHAVYPVPRHLKNDLLVHLLTKKAHDSVLVFTRTKSGADRVVQDLEKAGVKAGAMHADKSQRERMAALEDFKSGKLRVLVATDIAQRGLDISGITHVINYDVPQQPEDYVHRIGRTGRAASTGDAYTFMAAEDIGMVRTIERTIGQEIPRVSVPGFDFGT
- a CDS encoding GspH/FimT family pseudopilin gives rise to the protein MTPIHVSRHAKSPRRRRHGATLIEQLWVLVLTGSLAALAIASGCALFAALDVAMAAQETADLLALARDHAIATGDRTAVRFDEAGVRVVVHVGRDTIAVGDFHGSGLTLEATRDSLSYAPSGLGVGAANLRLILKRSARADTITVSRLGRVQRR
- a CDS encoding 6-phosphofructokinase yields the protein MRIAISTGGGDAPGLNAVIRAAVLSARTRGWDVLGIKRGYAGLLGEDEIVPLTEETVRGIANQGGTIIKTTNRGSPFAYPILQPDGTWKNVDRSDELVENARNLGIEAIISIGGDGSLKIASQLAAKGMRVISVPKTIDNDVPGTVTTFGFDTAVNTAMEAIDKLHTTAESHDRVMVLEVMGRDAGFIALHAGVAGTADVILIPEIAWDIEKVCEKIMDRDAAGRRFSIVVVAEGSKPKGGMESIIGASLPGQDRRLGGIAERMGYDIQRITGKETRSMVLGHLQRGGSPTGYDRLLATRFGAAAVQAVADKRWGHMVALQSPHLVTIPIADVLKETKRVDPAHDVVQAARMMGISFGD
- a CDS encoding DNA-3-methyladenine glycosylase I, giving the protein MSIPVRCTWPVKPLDVAYHDDEWGVPVHDDRTLFEFITLEGAQAGLSWSTVLAKREHYREAFAQWDVDAIAAFGPDRVDTLMQNAGLVRHRQKLVSTVGNARAFLGVQEAFGSFDAYLWRFVDGTPVDHRLTASSQIPTQSAISDAISKDLKARGFRFVGTTICYAYMQAVGLVNDHLVSCFRHDEVARDRTSR
- a CDS encoding DEAD/DEAH box helicase, which gives rise to MRTPRDRYLPPDRDAFVAAKPPTGRVIVIAPTRAACETIELAVGLHLDTFLERTRGDDLRRLASSGQGFGIVAGTGTGKTLAIRPIAETILGTTELKAGVVNREREATPETPSWNVVVITTGIARRWFQDGDIQPTDTLVVDEIHQTSAELELCLALGKRVGCRFIWLSATVDPTFYSRYLESADVLQVSAFDATKAAKVEVERKQPLNFLDDKFLQKVSRSERGVAIFLPTRASVEEAAEWVRLRYPRITAAHYHGGEPIRVIRPFLEGVVPKPFFLAMTAAGQSALNVPGLDTVIIDDTRFTNVIDRGRNVLTRVHLGSNEILQMAGRVHGRVENGRVYILSDRDIRFESLKPTAPDFQLAGDSERVALTCADLGVQADALDLPVPLDRVAYRKAIAHLESRGLIENGRLTTYGKAVEALPVDRAWGELIVNGDDELLPMLAVMSGIDSLHRMTREGRDLEGLVVRGSDHLTAYNVYADGFRAAGYIGEVYGLSRHMFDAERIAQWAEQRGVLVKSLEDAALAMASVYRSVGMPLPTTLPLVRPDVQRRFGDLLARFMPFDLVIEEQTPEGHEARVSKTSVCGSWGAVAGPLRYFADRFGVPRASIEGTQLSIELIKQYAQRHLPELALDPDRKQSPVLLRRRLTYFGFELARESEGLDEFPPEHAQAARHLLAEAAARNELRHASARRNQPVVEEIREVWRRLGGITPRLGQAELTAWYEQQMGAATNWETIRNTPMLIDRRDFVSHEQVAEARAMPGAVEIRDRTVPMDYDVEEHDGRLVPVVRLRVPEKLARTMVQEEVPSLDRPVRFVVPRGQRGSVRADTLDDLQHKLDLPFTDDERTRTTEQKVERKGHDRGRGGDRGGARGGERGGERGGERGGGKNGPGGHRHPGKGRRRR
- a CDS encoding GNAT family N-acetyltransferase; protein product: MSPTGAPSGQSAQTREVTRTYLEMSAPQQLVLGHPPAVYATLDRIDPCSVETWRALYRQIGEPWHWHDRDAWDQGALAAHLARPEIQIYRVTAELGQDWTEAAGFLELERHTDGSVEIAYIGLDQRVLGRRLGGWLVAEAVKTAFAWGAVRVWLHTCTLDAPAALPNYLARGFLITGVETYQTTV
- a CDS encoding TetR/AcrR family transcriptional regulator, giving the protein MSDRRTQILDAAATLISERGFTSTSVDDVIKGAKLSGKSHFYHYFKSKEELGYEVLNRQFERFAERGLAILREPMIDPLERLNLFIDAVVALQSESGGRRGSPFGNLAAELADAHEGFRVRIEAVFERWASQIRSLLWEARPQLQDDVDAVRLSRFIIAALEGAVLMTRVKRDLSVLEGIAEDLKRFIAMHVRDNAAIQVSRHLEYAGSSQHGIAGNMSVPSMAG